The window AAGAACGCTTTAGGCAGGCAAAGGAGCAATTTCGCCTCGCCGATTCGGCGTTTCCCGAGGCCGAGCTGGGCAGGTTCATTACTTACATTGAGGCCAACCTCGAAATGCTGGCTATCTCCAAAAGAGCCGATGCTGCATTTTTGGCGGGCCGCATCGCCGAAGCGAATACCCTCGCCGGCCAGGTGAACACGAAGGACGCGCAGATCGTCGAACAACTGAAAGCGCTGCCCGAAACCCCGGAGGCTGCAATCGCAGGCGCTTACGAGAAGCTGGCGGGACCCGCAACGGAGCTCTACTTCGAGGCGCGGGACCGGGTCACAAAGGCAGATGCAGAGCTGGAGAGGCTGGCTCAGTAGGTCAGCTCTTGGTCCAACCGCTGCCGCGCTCGGCTAAAGACCTGACGTCGAGCACGGTTATCTTCTGACCATCGACCTTGATGATGCTCTCCTCGGCAAGCTTGGCGAGAGCCCGAGACAGGGTCTCGGGTACGGTGCCTACGG of the Actinomycetota bacterium genome contains:
- a CDS encoding helix-turn-helix domain-containing protein; its protein translation is LRLDVPSRVAAHLLHLALSSGTRSPDGVEVVLDRSKADIAAAVGTVPETLSRALAKLAEESIIKVDGQKITVLDVRSLAERGSGWTKS